The Lynx canadensis isolate LIC74 chromosome A2, mLynCan4.pri.v2, whole genome shotgun sequence DNA segment GGCCTTGGCCCCCACGGAGCGGCCGGGTCTGCCCGGCGCGGCCCCCGGAGCTCTGGGTGCGGAGCGGCGGGTCCATCCCGCATCgctgggatgggatgggatggagcCTCCGCTGTCTCCCGGCCGCTTCCGCGCGGCCTTTCCTCCTCCGGCGCTGGCACCGGCCCGCGCTGGCcgcctccctcctgccttctggaaggaggggctgggaggaatGGCCAGGCCTGGGCACGCGcccgtgtgcgtgcgcgcgcacacggGTACACACACGGCCACACACGGGGTCACATGGGCACACACACCACCGCACACCAAGCCACATACGTACGTACGGTCCACTTACacggttacacacacacacacacacacacacacacacacacacacacacacacacagtcatgcaCACATCACAGTGTAGATCCCCCCGCTGCTGCCCCCAGCCAGGCACGGGCCCTGGAACGCCCTAACCTCTGGGGCACCGGCGTCATTCTCTCCCCCAGACCCACTGACCTGTTCCTGACACCCCCAGTGCCCCGGGCAGGTCACACCTCCCTACACCACCCTGCAGGCTGGGCCACTGGCCCGGatgctctgccctgccctgccctgccctggcagACGCCTGTGAGCCCTCCCCGTCAGACCCCGCCCCTCCACACCCCCCATCCTCACCCATGGGTCCTTCCACACCGTCCCCCATGCCCCAGCAGAGCCAGAATCGTGAGGGAGGCTGTGAGGTCTTTGGGAGAAGGGGCCCAGCCCCAGAGGACAGCGGTGAGGACTTCAGGGATGGGTAGCAGGAGAGACTCAAAGGCACTGCAGCCAAGACCAGAGCCACAGAGCCGCTGCAGGAGAAGATTCCACAGCAGGCGTGGCGGtgcaggaaaggaggagagagacaggattGGGGGAAGGGGCTTCCAGCCTCACTTGCAATCAAAACGCTGCCACCTTGgcatgatgggggtgggggggggttaaAACAGGAGGAGGTCAGGGCAACTCGACCCAGGAAGGGACTTAATCAGAGCTGGTTAGGGTCTCCAGGATGGACTAGGGGACAGAAAGCTAGAGGAGGTAGGgacaggggggaggagggagctttGGTGGGGGACCAGGACCTGAAGGATGATCACATCCTCCCAGGGGAGGTTCACCAGggtcagggagaagggcagagtgtTCTCGGCCCCCCCTGAACTTCCCACCGAGCCCAGCGGCCCCCccccctcactgccccctccctgtccAGGCACCGAAGAAGaggcactgaggcccagagaggctcaCGCACAGGTGTCTGATACCACGCCATCAACCGAAGCCcccaaaaggtaaaaacaaacaaacgaacaaggGGTAATCACCTGCCCAGCCGAAGGGAGCAGGAGGGTCCCAGAGTATCTTGGCGTGAACTCCCCATTGCTGGAGGGGTACAAGCAAAAGCGGGTAATGTCACCTTCTAAGTCTGCATCTTGTTGATAAACCTGGCTCCCTCCCTCGCGTGCTGAACTGCCCTGTTTGGGGACCGACTCTCAGACTTGGCCAGGctgcaaagaaaacaagacaGTGTGTGATTAAGGGGGAAActgcagagaggaggaggaggagggtggaggcgggagtggggaggagggtttGGCACAGGGTAGTGGCCCCTGGTGGTGTCTGTGTGCAGCAAGCTGGCCCGGGGCCGATGCCAGAGAAACTGAGACCTGCCGGGCAGgcctagagcttccagaaagaagaaTCTGAAAGGCGAAGGAGCAGAACCAGGGGCCAGGCTGGAAATACAGGGTTAGAAGAGAGGTCACAGGAACAGAGGCCACCTGTAGCAGTACCCAGCCCTGCTGGTGGGGTGGAAAGTGCTACCCATGGCAGGGGATCTAATGGTAGGGCTGAGCTCGGACAGGATTAGTAGGGGGAGCCAAGCACTGGCCTCCGCTTTAATCTGGGCTGAAAATGCCCACTGACCTACACAGCCTTCAAGCGAGTCCCACGCCAGCCTCTCCTCACTGCCTTCCTGCACCCTCCCCTTCGGGCACTCTGCCCAGACACCCCAGCCGGGCTAGCCATTGTGGTCCTGGGTCCACACCCAGCTCCTccctgcctcggggcctttgccCCTGCTGTTCCTCCGTCTGGGGCGCCTTCTCCTGTCCCTTCACCGGATGAGTTTCTGCTCATCCTCCACACCCCTGCTTCTGAGCCTCCTCGTTCTTTCTCCTAGAGAACTTGTCATAATCTGAACTCTCCCTATTCGGTCACTCCCAGGAGACCGAGCCCCACGGTGGTCAAGGACAGCCTCCATATCATACGTAGTCCTTACCCAGGGAAGGAATCCTCAGGATTATTGTGGAAATGAAGTGAAATGGTGCAAAAACGTTCAGGCCAATAGCTGGCACCTCGTAGATGCTCACAAAGTCGAAATCCCTGTGAATCCTAATAGtacagggaggaagaagagggtggggacagggggacTTCTGAATGAGAAGATGTCTTGGGCATCCTTGGGGCTGGGAGTGAGGGGCCCTGGCACTGGCTACACTGGGCAGTGGGACCAGGCACCCGCCCCCCCGACCCAACTCCTCCCTCCCAGGAGCCCAGTGATGCTGCCCAGGCTGTGAACAGGGGAGGCGGTGCTGTGGGGGCTGCCGGCAGCCGGGGCTGGAGAGAGACATGTGGACACGTGGCCTCTATGGCTCCCGCCTGCCATATCCTCCGCTGGGTCCTCACCCTGGGGCTGGGCCTCACATTCGAAGTCCTACATGCCTTCCGGTCTCAAGGTAGGGGTGGTCCAGGGGCGACagtggggagggaaaaaggagcTGAGGAAGGGTCAGTGGGGCTGGGATGGCAGTCAATGCGGGGAAGGCCCTGTAGCCAAGCAGCCAAGACACGGGTCATTCCCAAGGCTCACCCCAAGCCTCTGACCCTCGCCCACAGATGAGTTCCTGTCCAGTCTGGAGAGCTATGAGATCGCATTCCCCACTCGAGTGGACCATAATGGGGCACTGCTGGCCTtctcgcccccgcccccccggagGCAGCGTCGGGGCACAGGGCCAGCCGCAGAGTCCCGCCTCTTCTACAAGGTGGCTGCACCCAGCACCCACTTTCTGCTGAACCTGACCCGCAGCCCCCGCCTTCTAGCAGGGCACGTCTCCGTGGAGTACTGGACACGGGAGGGCCTGGCCTGGCAGAGGGCTGCCCGGCCCCACTGCCTCTACGCCGGCCACTTGCAGGGCCAGGCCGGCAGCTCCCGTGTGGCCATCAGCACCTGTGGGGGCCTGGTGAGCGGAGGGTTCTGGGAAGCAGGGAGAAATGCCCACAAGTTTGGGAGTTCAGAAAAACATTCCCGTGTAGAGGTCAGAGAAGGAATCACGGTggatattttgaaagcattttgagCTCATCAAAAGGATTAGTTATTTTTTTAGGACGCAGCCAAAGCTGAACTTAGAGGAGAATGTATAGCCTTGGGGGTCAAGctgaaaattaataaactgaACATCCACCTCAAGAAGCAACAGAACCCCAGTAAGatagaaggaatgaaatcataaAGACAGAGATAGGGCCCCATGGGTCCTGGGAGCAAAATCTGATCCAAGCCCTCTGCCCACTCCCCAACCCCTAGCATGGCCTCATTGTGGCAGATGAAGAAGAATACTTGATCGAGCCCCTGCAAGTTGGGCCCAAAGGAACCCAGGGCCCAGAGGAGAGTGGCCCCCATGTGGTATACAAGCGCTCCTCTCTGCGTCACCCCCACCTGGACACAGCCTGTGGAGTGAGAGGTACACCTGTCTttctgggggtgggcagaggggctgCACATCTTTGCCTTAAGGCAGAGGTAGGCAGGAGTGTCTCTCCCTGCAGAAGGTCAGCAGGTAGCTACATGCGGGGAGAAACGGCAGACAGCCAGACCGCAGGACGGTAGGGTGGTGAAACAGCCCATCTATCACTGCCATAGTCTGATGGTCCAGCAGTGAGTGAGTGACACAGGCAGCTGGACAGCCAGACAGGTGCTCAGGTGTAAAACCCTCCACCTCCGGGATTCCTGTGCAATCAGACAGTTCAGCGGCCGGGTAGTTGCAGATACTTGAGCCATTGCACAGCGAAAACACCGTTCAGAAGGTCCGATGTACAGTCAGACTTTCAGGAGGGCAGTTCTAGATCAGAGGGTCAGGGAATGGGAAGGCAAGAAAACTGGATGAGACAGATATCAACCAGGGCAATTGTACAGCTAGAAAAACAGGTTGCCGTGGGGACAAAGGCAGAGCCCGGGGACATTAAATGAGGTACACCATCTGACAGTCTGGGAGTAGGACACTGTGGCAGACGTACAACCGCAGTCAGCTGTACAAACAGAAAAGCGGGTGGTTTCACAGCCGGGCGGCCCGTGAGACGGTTGCACTGGATCCAGTTGGGCAGTAAGACCATGGGGCGCTTGGGCTGTGCGATGCTGAGAATGGGGCACGGTTGGAAGGTCACAAAGTCCTGCAAGCACACAGTTCCGCTGCTGAGGCAGgcgtctacacacacacacacacacacacgtttgggCAACAGAATTGTCAGGAAGTCATACGGTCGTGCCGGCTGTTATGGGACAGCTGTTTGACCAGCCAGTGGGCAGTGGGGCAGTCCCTTCCTTGTACAACCAGACGTCTGGGCAACAGACACACTGTAGAACCAGACCTTGTGCAACCAGAACACCCAGTAGCCCAAGAATGAGGGGTCTGGCGGCCAGTTGGGCAGATGAGCCATCAGACAGGTGGCTGGACAGTAAGGGCAGGCAGCGGATTGACCAGAAGTTGTCCATCCAGACGAGAAACCGTGGAAGGGGCGGCCATGGTGGCTGCGCACCCTGAAGCCGCCACCTGCCAGGCCCCTGGGGAATGAAACAGAGCGTGGCCAGCCAGGCCTGAAGCGCTCGGTCAGCCGAGAGCGCTACGTGGAGACCCTGGTGGTGGCTGACAAGATGATGGTGGCCTACCACGGGCGCCGAGACGTGGAACAGTACGTGCTGGCCATCATGAACATTGTAAgtgcctccccctccctgggcGTGGGGCCCCGAGACCTGGAGCCAGCCCGCGGGGGGGCAGGAAAAGGGGTCTCGCCATTCCACCCACTAGCCCCGACCTGAGGCCAGGGAACCGGAATGGAGGGGGGCAGAGTGGGAAAGGAGGCCCACGCACGTGTGGCAAGGAATGGGGGGAAACAGCCGAGCTCTGCGGCCGGGAGCGTGGACTCGAAAGCCTGCGGGCCGGGGCCGAAATCTCAACTCCGCTCCTTTTTagcttggacaagttacttcacttctgtgccttggtttacccatctgtaaaatggggctggtaatagtacctacttcacgAGGCTAAGGTGCTCGCAGTGAATCGATAAACGTATTTAGAACAGCGCTTGGCACGCGGTAGGTGCTGTATAACTGTCTCCTATACAAAATAAGGAcacaggacgcctgggtggctcagtcggttaagcatctgaccggctcaggtcacggtctcacagtttgtgagtttgagtcccacatagggTGAGCTCAAGCCGCGCTTTGGGTAAAACacgagccccgcttctctctctccccctcttctgtctctctctctctctctctctgcccctcacccacttgcaccctctctctcaaaagtaaaataaaataaggacacGGCTTGCCCATACCTGTCGAGGTTAGCAGCACACACACACGGGCCCGCACCTGTACGCGTGCGGAACTCTCCTACAAGCACCTGCCTGTAACTCCATACAGGTCACCTCACTGACCCACACTCAGATATACCCGCTGCCCATACCAGATCTCGGTCGGGCCCCCGGATCTCCCTGAGCCTCCGTTTCCGCCTTTGTAAAATACTGTTATAATGGCATCTACCACAGAGGGTaagaggccgggggcggggggtgggggtggggagagaagccaGACGGAGCATTTGGCACGCGGTAAGAGCCTGACACGTGGCACTGTTGTTTCCCTGAAGcaaaaagggaggagagaaggttCAGCAGACAGACAGAGGGCCCAGCGTGTTGACCCGACACCGTGTATGATGCTGCCACGTTTTGCCCTCGCCCTGCCGCACCCCCCTTGGGTTGTCAAAGTTACCTAAAACCTGCCAGGGTTTCTGGAGGTTTCCACGTGGGACAGGCATGCCCCAGGCTCCAAGATCACTGCGCCGTGTGGCCCACTCACCCCCGGgcactccctccccctccctggtcACTGTCTCCAACGCTTCCTGCCCCCTGCTTGTGGTGATGCTCAGATTGGTACCTTTAGACGGCGGTGGAATGAGGCCAGATGTGCAGGGCTGCTGCGGGGTGGGCAGGGATGAGCTGAATGGGGGTGGGTCAGGAAGAAACGTACCGATAAGCAACCGTGCTGTGTAGGCGGGCTTACCCAGACCCAAATCCCACCTGGGGCACCTGCCAGCTCTCTGCGTGTCAGTCTGCCCCTCTGTAAAACGGGAAGGAGCGCAGTACCTACCCGTGCGAAGACGTACCCGGGAGGCTTAGCCTGACGCCCGGCACACAGTGACAAAAGACAGCTACCGTCACCGTCTTGCCTTTTGTCTTCTGCTCTGAGCCCCTCTTAAGACTCGGTCTCTCTTGTTTCTTGGAGGTCAGGTTGCCAAACTTTTCCAGGACTCGAGTCTGGGAAACATCGTTAATATCCTGGTGACACGCCTCATCCTGCTCACGGAGGACCAGGTGCGCGGgccccgcaccccccccacccccacccctgcacaccagcgctgcctgccccccccccccagcgcgGCTGGCGCCCATGCACCTCACTCTGTCTGCCCGCAGCCCACCCTGGAGATCACCCACCACGCCGGGAAGTCCCTGGACAGCTTCTGTAAGTGGCAGAAATCCATCGTGAACCGCAGCGGCCATGGCAACGCCATTCCGGAGAACGGTGTGGCCAACCATGACACAGCGGTGCTCATCACGcggtgaggggggcggggagggctccAGGACGTGGGCCGGGGGAGCAAGCGGTCCCGGGGACCGTCCAGGTCCAAGCAGGGGGCACGCCTGCCGGGAGACGGGAGAGGCTGGGAAGCTTCGGCCACTCCAGTGGGGCgccaggggcggggaggggctgctgggaaCCTgagagcagggggggggggaggcgcagGGCCAGTGGGCCAGGTGGGCACAGGTGCACCCATTCACTCACCGTCTCATTCCTGCGGTCAGCCAGTCGCTCGCGCACCCCCGGCATCCCCAAGGTCGGCTGGGGGCAGAGCACGAGGCTCGGGGCGAGAGGCAGGCAGAAGTGAGCCGCCCCAGATGGTCATGGTGGCACCAGCAGGGCTCAGGGAGGCAGCCCAGCCCCTCACCGCCCCGCTCTCCCTCCACAGCCACGACATCTGCATCTACAAGAACAAACCGTGCGGCACGCTAGGTACTTACGCCCCCTGGGCTGGCAGGCGCCCGTGAAGGCAGGGGACCGGCTGACCCCGGccccggtggggggaggggggagagggcagcCGGCAGGGTGGCCGGGCCCGTCACCGCAGCCTgagcccagccccgccccgcgtGCCCGTTGCGCAGGCCTGGCACCCGTGGGCGGGATGTGCGAGCGGGAGAGGAGCTGCAGTATCAACGAGGACATTGGCCTGGCCACGGCCTTCACCATCGCCCACGAGATCGGACACACGTGAGGCCGGGGGACGCGGCAGGGGGAGCACGGGGACTGCGGGGCGGGCTCCCGGGGCGCCCGCAGAGCCGACCCTGCTCTCCCCAGGTTTGGCATGAACCACGACGGCGTGGGGAACAGCTGCGGGGCCCGTGGCCAGGACCCAGCAAAGCTCATGGCCGCCCACATCACCATGAAGACCAACCCTTTCGTGTGGTCGTCCTGCAGCCGCGACTACATCACCAGCTTTCTGGAGTGAGGACGTGCCCGCCCGCCTGTCCATACTCAGGCTcgcgggggcgggggaagggtCTGGAAACCAGAGTGCCTccgaggggtgggggggccgtTCCCTGCAGGGCTGCTCCCCGGGACCCGCGCCCCCAGCTGGGTGGGTTCCCTGAGCTCTTCGGCTGCAGCCCCCTAACGTGACAGCTGCTTTCTTCTCACCACAGCTCAGGCCTGGGGCTGTGCCTGAACAACCGGCCCCCCAGACAGGACTTCGTGTACCCGACCGTAGCACCCGGCCAGGCCTACGACGCGGATGAACAGTGCCGCTTCCAACATGGAGTCAAATCGCGTCAGTGTAAATACGGGGTAGAGagagccttcctgctttccttcctgggaggggaggggccgcaGGGGGTGGGAGAGCCGGGAAGGGGGTGAGCCcccttgggggctgggggagaagaggTGCACGGGTGTGCGAAGGTCACATGCTCTCCAGCAATGACTGGGGTGGAGAATGGGATCTCCTGGTCCTCCAGACCCCCTGAttttgggggggcggggccagggagAGCCTGGGCATTACCTTCTGTCCAGCATATCAGGCCACCTGTGGCTTTAGCAGAACTAACGCCCCAAGCCCCCTCACTGGGCCATTTTTAACCAGACATCCAAACTGGGTGGAAATAGTTCCTTGGGGATGGACCATCTTCCCCACTTGGCAAAGAACCAGACAGAGCCTTCCAAGGACACCACCCTGTCTGCACTCCCCACATCCCCCCCAACAACTGGTTCACACGATCGCCTGGCCCTGACCCTTGGCTGGATGAGCCTGAGCCTCCTGACCAACCCCCTCACTCTTTGTGAGGTTTAGATCGACTTCCAGAGCCCCGTCCTGTCATGGACAAGCAAGCTGGGCGTCCCGCTCCCAGCTGCCCCCAAGAAACTGGAGGCCTGCTGGCTTCCTCAAGACTCCAGAGGTGAGAGTTGACATGGCCAAGCTAAGGTCATGTTCACTCAACCCAAGAACAGGCAGCTGGTAAAGTGACtcttgcccacccccacccccaacttggCTGTTAAGGACAGCACCCTTAATGAATTTCTAAAGAATCTGGAAGCTACCCTAGGGCATCTGCCTATCCCAGGTGTCCTAACAATGATGACAATGCCTGCCGCTTACTGAGCACTCGCTATGTGCTAAGCGTGTGATACGTATCATCTCATTGAAACTCTTGACGATCCCACGTGACAGATGAAGGGACTGGGGAGTAGGGAGGgtgccttgcccaaagtcacagttCGAGAACACGTCAGAGTCAGGATTCGAATCCAGGTCTCTCTGTGACTCCAAATGTCACAaggaggtaggggaggggaggaggtgccAGAATATGGAGCGTGGATGGGTGCTGGCTGTATGTTGAAttgattcttccttttatttttccaaggatCATCTTCCCGGCGCCCCTGGCAAAGGGGGAAAGTATTGACTACATGTAACTTGGCTAACGTGTAAAGGGCTGGGCCTTGAGCCTAGTCTAGAGATAGCTGTGGTCCTTGTTACACAACATCAGGGAATTTATGCAATCCCTTTCATATCTACCCTGCCACATGCCTCTCCCTTTTAGGTAGGCAAGGCCTCtgttgtagatgaagaaactgaggcccaaagaggggcATGTGCTGCAAGTCGGGGGCGGAGCCGCTGTCTCCCagagtgcccccccacccctacccccgcTCGTGCATTTGCACCACAGCGCCTCCTTGTGGACAGGAGGAAAAGCAGGACTGGAACAGCCTGCTCTCTTTAAGAGGTGTCCCGAGGGGCCCTGGGGCATGTGATCTTTTTTTACAAATGGCCAGGAGGACGCAAGCCAAGTGAAGCCAGAAATCCAGGCTGAGTTTTTAGCTGAGATGTGTGCCCTGAAGGGGCAGAAGGCAGGGACTCTGGAGGACGTTTGAGGGAGCAGATTTGAGAAAAACCTTCTGAACTTCTCATATGTGTGCAGGTGTCTCTCAGAGGCTGACCCAGACAAGGGACCCTGCTGTAGCCAGTGATTGGTCCAATCCCAAACCTTCAAAACTTGAAAGCATTCGGTTCAGAGAGGAAATGACACATAATTAGTAAAAAGGAGACCAAAGGATCTTCACTTCTTGGGTGTTGGGAGGGAAGaccctgggaggtggggcaggacaTAGGCTAGAGGGTCAGAGATTTGGCCACACTTGAACCCGTTGGGGTTTGTCCAAGGATATTAACCTAAAGGGTCAGAGTGACTTCCTGGGACTGGCCCAGCCCCAGCAGGACTCAGACAAGAAGGTGGGCAGATTTTTCAGTGAGGGAGGTAAAGGAACGTCCCACCCAGATCCAGCCTGGCctttccccctgccctgccctgccctgcccgctccccccccccccagcctcccacaGATTAAAGGCTTTGGGAGcttccccagtgtgggtgggggcAACGAGGAGGACCACCAGCTGGAAAAACTCAGAAACGAGGCCTTTGACCTGAGCCGTCTCCCAGGCCTGGGTTTTCAGAATTGCTGTTTTCCCAGGGGCTGCTTCATCAGCAGGTCCCAAGTTTCCTTCTGGAAACTCAGGAGGCACCAGGGTGAATGGATCACAGACCCGTCCATCAAAGGTCTGGGTTAGAACCCAGGCTGCCCCTCAGGGGCTGTGTGATCCCTAGCAAGTGACTTTACCtgtctgagccttggttttctcagtGAAACAGGGGTGATAATGCGTAAGGGAGTTGATGGCACACACGGACGTTGGATAAGTGCGGCCCACGAGGCAGAGAGGCGGTCTCAGGCCATGCCCCACAGGAGGATTCAAGAAGGCTCCTTGAGACCCAGCAAAGGAGCGCCGGGGCCCCACTGCTAGGCGGCAGAGAGCGGGTCGCCGCCTGGCGGGCGGGCtgccagagggaggagggcggggggcgAGCCTGAGCGGGCGCCTTGGCCCGCAGGAGGTCTGCAGCGAGCTGTGGTGTCTGAGCAAGAGCAACCGATGCATCACCAACAGCATTCCAGCCGCCGAGGGCACGCTGTGCCAGACGCACACCATCGACAAGGGGGTGAGCGCGGCCGAGGccgcccgccggccccgccccctgccccgagCCACGCCTGCCGCGCCGCGGTTCCAGTTTTCCTTCGCTCTGGCCCCGCCCACTgcccgcaggccccgccccgtCTCCCGCCGCTTGGGTCCCAAGCTAGTTTCACCTCCTGACGGTGGCCGTCTGCGGAGGCGACGCCCCTGCGCTGCCTGCGTCGGGGTCCTCAGACTTCCACCCTCCTCCTTCCGTCCCCTCCCAGGGGTGCTGAGACCCccggctggggggaggggcggggcaggaagGAGCGCCGGGATCTCGGGAGCCGGACTcaccccctccgcctccccctcctctcctcagtGGTGCTACAAGAGAGTGTGCGTCCCCTTCGGGTCGCGGCCGGAGGGCGTGGACGGGGCTTGGGGCCCGTGGACCCCGTGGGGCGACTGCAGCCGGACGTGCGGCGGCGGCGTGTCCTCCTCCAGCCGTCATTGCGACAGCCCCAGGTCAGACCTTAGGACCTTTCGGAAAGGGAGATGGGGGCGGGCCCCGCCGTCTGTCTCCCCCTGCCCGGTatcccctctgtccccctcccccttccaggcCAACGATCGGGGGCAAGTACTGCCTGGGTGAGAGACGGCGGCACCGCTCCTGCAACACCGACGTGAGTTTCCCCAGGACCCCAGGCCGGGTATCCGCGGCCCCTCTTACGCTTGGAAAAGGGGCATGAATCAGCTTCGGACGAGCCTCAGCCGGGCACCTGCCGTCTCTTCGGGACCCTGCGGCGGCTAGCGGCGCCCTGTCCTGCCCTCCCTACACCTGCCCCTGGGCCCCGGTGCCCACCCGGCCCAGCACGCCCTGCAAGCGTCTAGCTCCTTCCATTTCTCAGCAGATGAGTCTCCCACCTTGAAGTTGCTTGACCCCCACAACCTCCACCAGCTATGGCGAGCCTCGCCCCCTCCCTTCAAAGCCCAAATTCCCCAAGCCAACCCACCCCTGTCACCAAACCCAGTGGCCACACTGGGGTCCTCTGCTTGCACACCCTTCTAACCAGGTGCCTCGGCCCCGGTCCAAAACTCCTGCCTTGCCCGCATCACCCGTGCCCTGTACCCCCAGCCTCCCGGGCTAcaccttctgtctccttttctccactGCTGCCCCTTTGTTAAACGCTGGGGGGGTCCCCATGGCTGGTTGGGCCTCCTGGCTGTAAATGAGTCTTCTATGTACACACCCAGTAAGCACAGGACTCActgcagggtggtggggggagaggagggctcAGAGGTCAGGGAAAGCTTTGGAGTGAGGGGTGGGTGGCCTTCCCAGTTCCACCTGGAGGGGCTCGTGTCTCCAGGGAGTCCAcgcgcgcgcatgcacacacacatacacacacacacacacacacacacacgcacacctcaTAAGGAGTGCCCCTTGCTCCTTTCTAGGCCTGCTGTCTCAAGAAAGGCCTCATGGTCTGAAACCAGAAACCCAGCCATCGTCCCCAGCTGGCCCCATGCTCTAATAAGTCACCTGCTCCATCTCAGACGTCCCCATCCCTCCAGCTCCAGGCCTAGCCCAGGCCACTGACCAGTCTCACCTGGCCCTCCAcagcctcctccctggcctctctGCCTTCAGCCTCACCCCTCCAACCCATCCCTGCTCTGAGCATCAGGCCTCTGGCCTTGAGCCTGTGCCCTAACTGCATCCCCCCCAcagctggcctccctccctctctcctctctcgccCCCAGGACTGTCCCCCAGGCTCTCAGGACTTCAGGGAAATGCAGTGCTCTGAATTTGACAGTGTCCCCTTCCGTGGAAAATTCTACACATGGAAGACATACCGAGGAGGTGAGTGAGGACCTCAGGAGGCCGTGGGGCAGTGGAGGACAGCAGCAGGTGGATACAgcattggggcgggggggggggctgcccagAGCACCCCCTTCACCCAAGGGGCCCCAGAGCCCAGGATGTGGCTCAGTAGTTCCTCAGCTGGATGCAGGGAACCCCAACTCTCTGCCCAACCTGCCCGTCCTTGTCGGGTCTGGGGTCCACCTATGCCTCGCCGCCCCCAGGGAGCAAGCGGGGAGTCCCCTGTGGAGCTcccccagggagagagagggtcaggCCCTCGGGGTCTGACGGGACTGTGCCCCCCCAGGGGGCGTGAAGGCCTGCTCACTCACGTGCCTGGCCGAAGGCTTCAACTTCTACACCGAGAGGGCGGCAGCCGTGGTGGACGGGACGCCCTGCCGCCCAGACACGGTGGACATTTGCGTCAGCGGCGAGTGCAAGGTGGAGGGGACTcccagaggtggagagagggcaagggaacggaggggtggaggcagggaggcggggCTCGCTGAcactcccacccccgccccacccccctccccagcacgtGGGCTGTGACCGGGTCCTGGGCTCCGACCTGAGGGAGGACAAGTGCAGGGTCTGTGGTGGTGACGGCAGTGCCTGCGAAACCATTGAGGGGGTCTTCAGCCCAGCTTCGCCTGCAGCCGGTGAGAGATCTCcgttccctctccttctccccacttgGCGACGCAGGGGGGCCAGGGGGGCAGCACCGGCCCCGTCACAGCAGCCAGGGGCCCCGTGGGGACCCCAAAAAGTCCCGGGGGCAGAGCAATGCCTCAGATC contains these protein-coding regions:
- the ADAMTS10 gene encoding A disintegrin and metalloproteinase with thrombospondin motifs 10 isoform X10; translated protein: MAPACHILRWVLTLGLGLTFEVLHAFRSQDEFLSSLESYEIAFPTRVDHNGALLAFSPPPPRRQRRGTGPAAESRLFYKVAAPSTHFLLNLTRSPRLLAGHVSVEYWTREGLAWQRAARPHCLYAGHLQGQAGSSRVAISTCGGLHGLIVADEEEYLIEPLQVGPKGTQGPEESGPHVVYKRSSLRHPHLDTACGVRDEKPWKGRPWWLRTLKPPPARPLGNETERGQPGLKRSVSRERYVETLVVADKMMVAYHGRRDVEQYVLAIMNIVAKLFQDSSLGNIVNILVTRLILLTEDQPTLEITHHAGKSLDSFCKWQKSIVNRSGHGNAIPENGVANHDTAVLITRHDICIYKNKPCGTLGLAPVGGMCERERSCSINEDIGLATAFTIAHEIGHTFGMNHDGVGNSCGARGQDPAKLMAAHITMKTNPFVWSSCSRDYITSFLDSGLGLCLNNRPPRQDFVYPTVAPGQAYDADEQCRFQHGVKSRQCKYGEVCSELWCLSKSNRCITNSIPAAEGTLCQTHTIDKGWCYKRVCVPFGSRPEGVDGAWGPWTPWGDCSRTCGGGVSSSSRHCDSPRPTIGGKYCLGERRRHRSCNTDDCPPGSQDFREMQCSEFDSVPFRGKFYTWKTYRGGGVKACSLTCLAEGFNFYTERAAAVVDGTPCRPDTVDICVSGECKHVGCDRVLGSDLREDKCRVCGGDGSACETIEGVFSPASPAAGYEEVVWIPKGSVHIFIQDLNLSLSHLALKGDQESLLLEGLPGTPQPHRLPLAGTTFQLRQGPDQTQSLEALGPINASLIVMVLARTELAALRYRFNAPIARDALPPYSWHYAPWTKCSAQCAGGEPGAGRGVPQSAGQLGRGPPPLQRPQQTAQEAARLQHRALPTRLGGGELVALQPQL
- the ADAMTS10 gene encoding A disintegrin and metalloproteinase with thrombospondin motifs 10 isoform X6; translation: MAPACHILRWVLTLGLGLTFEVLHAFRSQDEFLSSLESYEIAFPTRVDHNGALLAFSPPPPRRQRRGTGPAAESRLFYKVAAPSTHFLLNLTRSPRLLAGHVSVEYWTREGLAWQRAARPHCLYAGHLQGQAGSSRVAISTCGGLHGLIVADEEEYLIEPLQVGPKGTQGPEESGPHVVYKRSSLRHPHLDTACGVRDEKPWKGRPWWLRTLKPPPARPLGNETERGQPGLKRSVSRERYVETLVVADKMMVAYHGRRDVEQYVLAIMNIVAKLFQDSSLGNIVNILVTRLILLTEDQPTLEITHHAGKSLDSFCKWQKSIVNRSGHGNAIPENGVANHDTAVLITRHDICIYKNKPCGTLGLAPVGGMCERERSCSINEDIGLATAFTIAHEIGHTFGMNHDGVGNSCGARGQDPAKLMAAHITMKTNPFVWSSCSRDYITSFLDSGLGLCLNNRPPRQDFVYPTVAPGQAYDADEQCRFQHGVKSRQCKYGEVCSELWCLSKSNRCITNSIPAAEGTLCQTHTIDKGWCYKRVCVPFGSRPEGVDGAWGPWTPWGDCSRTCGGGVSSSSRHCDSPRPTIGGKYCLGERRRHRSCNTDDCPPGSQDFREMQCSEFDSVPFRGKFYTWKTYRGGGVKACSLTCLAEGFNFYTERAAAVVDGTPCRPDTVDICVSGECKHVGCDRVLGSDLREDKCRVCGGDGSACETIEGVFSPASPAAGYEEVVWIPKGSVHIFIQDLNLSLSHLALKGDQESLLLEGLPGTPQPHRLPLAGTTFQLRQGPDQTQSLEALGPINASLIVMVLARTELAALRYRFNAPIARDALPPYSWHYAPWTKCSAQCAGGEAARCRPWSAAISWTARPWPPTTAAPTANCPRGSAPATQSPAHPTGWWGTGRAAAAAVMRACAAAPSCASAACRPPRRRRWTTARARSRARQCWRPARAPLARRSGRPWTGQSAPPAAGQASATASSFARAQTTAPRCPPGTARPRPSRRPPCAATCAAAPQLAGWRASGASAPHSAASGSNRGRCAAPATRGSRHASAPRPCGPPPRSSAKPSATARPPGTAPKSARM